One genomic window of Coleofasciculus sp. FACHB-1120 includes the following:
- the ppsA gene encoding phosphoenolpyruvate synthase, whose translation MVTAAAERSLHLSKERSLILWFDEVGIIDVPLVGGKNASLGEMIQQLTRQGVNVPNGFATTAYAYRYFIQSAGLEDKLRSLFADLDVEDLDNLRERGKKARALLMHTPFPEELRTAITAAYQQMCKLYGADMDVAVRSSATAEDLPDASFAGQQETFLNVQTAPGVLAACHRCFASLFTDRAISYRHIKNFDHFDVALSVGVQKMVRSDLASSGVMFSIDTETGFKNAALITAAYGLGENVVQGAVNPDEYLVFKPTLKDGFRPIIDKRLGSKEFKLVCDQGGCKITKNERVPLSDQRKFALNDDEILQLAEWACLIENHYSDVHGKDMPMDIEWAKDGVTNELFIVQARPETVQSQKSKTVLRSYHLVGAQQVPLLTGRSVGEAIGQGKARVILDANKIELFQAGEVLVTDKTDPDWEPIMKKASAIITNKGGRTCHAAIIAREMGIPAIVGCGNGTEILKTGQEITVSCSEGEEGRVYSGLLPYEVQEIPLENLPRTRTKIMMNVGNPEEAFSLSAIPNDGVGLARLEFIIANHIKAHPLALIYYDKLEDVEAKEKIAEMTVAYEHKPQYFVDKLAQGAARIAAAFYPNPVVVRMSDFKSNEYANLLGGRQFEPKEENPMLSWRGASRYYDENYRDAFALECQALKRVRDEMGLTNVIPMIPFCRTPEEGRKVLAEMAKHGLEQGKNGLQVYVMCELPSNVIMAEEFAEVFDGFSIGSNDLTQLTLGLDRDSALVAHIFDERNEAVKRMVKMAIAAAKKTNRKIGICGQAPSDYPEFARFLVELGIDSISLNPDSVLKTLLMVAEVEGV comes from the coding sequence ATGGTTACAGCAGCGGCAGAAAGGTCATTGCACTTATCCAAAGAGCGATCGCTAATTCTCTGGTTCGATGAAGTTGGGATTATCGATGTCCCGTTGGTAGGCGGGAAAAATGCTTCCTTAGGAGAAATGATTCAGCAGCTAACCCGCCAGGGAGTCAATGTTCCCAACGGGTTTGCGACAACGGCGTATGCCTACCGCTATTTCATTCAGTCAGCGGGATTAGAAGACAAGCTGCGATCGCTCTTTGCTGACTTGGATGTTGAAGACCTCGACAACCTGCGAGAACGGGGGAAAAAAGCACGAGCATTGTTAATGCATACGCCTTTCCCTGAGGAACTACGGACAGCAATTACCGCAGCTTACCAACAGATGTGCAAGCTTTATGGCGCTGACATGGATGTAGCTGTTCGCTCCTCTGCCACCGCTGAAGATTTGCCCGATGCTAGTTTTGCCGGTCAACAAGAAACCTTCCTAAACGTTCAAACCGCTCCAGGAGTTTTGGCAGCTTGTCATCGATGCTTTGCCTCCCTATTTACCGACCGTGCAATTTCTTACCGCCACATCAAAAACTTCGACCATTTTGATGTGGCGCTTTCCGTCGGCGTGCAAAAAATGGTGCGTTCGGATTTAGCCTCCTCAGGTGTCATGTTCTCGATTGATACCGAAACCGGCTTTAAAAATGCTGCCTTAATTACAGCCGCCTACGGGTTAGGGGAAAATGTCGTTCAAGGGGCAGTCAACCCTGATGAATATCTGGTTTTCAAGCCCACCTTAAAAGATGGATTTCGCCCAATTATTGACAAACGGCTGGGCAGCAAAGAATTCAAATTAGTGTGCGATCAGGGGGGCTGTAAAATCACTAAGAATGAGCGAGTGCCCTTAAGCGATCAACGGAAATTCGCCCTCAACGATGACGAAATTTTGCAACTCGCTGAGTGGGCTTGCTTGATTGAAAATCATTACAGCGATGTCCACGGTAAAGATATGCCGATGGATATTGAGTGGGCAAAAGATGGCGTTACTAATGAGCTTTTCATCGTCCAAGCTCGTCCGGAAACGGTGCAATCTCAAAAGAGTAAAACAGTCCTGCGTAGCTATCATCTGGTAGGGGCACAACAGGTGCCTTTACTAACAGGGCGTAGCGTTGGAGAAGCGATCGGTCAGGGCAAAGCCAGGGTAATTCTCGATGCGAACAAAATTGAGTTGTTCCAAGCCGGGGAAGTTTTAGTCACTGATAAAACTGACCCCGATTGGGAACCAATTATGAAAAAAGCTAGCGCGATTATTACAAATAAAGGAGGGCGTACCTGTCACGCGGCGATTATTGCCAGAGAAATGGGAATTCCAGCCATTGTGGGCTGCGGAAATGGCACGGAAATTTTAAAAACAGGTCAAGAAATTACGGTTTCTTGTTCTGAAGGAGAAGAAGGACGGGTTTATTCGGGATTATTGCCCTACGAAGTTCAAGAAATTCCGCTGGAGAACCTACCCCGCACTCGCACTAAAATTATGATGAATGTAGGAAATCCTGAAGAGGCATTTAGTCTCTCAGCAATTCCTAATGATGGCGTAGGATTAGCTAGACTGGAGTTCATCATTGCTAATCATATCAAAGCCCATCCTTTAGCTTTGATTTATTACGACAAATTAGAGGATGTAGAAGCTAAAGAAAAAATCGCGGAAATGACGGTAGCTTATGAACACAAACCTCAATATTTTGTGGATAAGTTAGCTCAAGGAGCCGCAAGGATTGCCGCCGCTTTTTATCCTAATCCGGTGGTCGTGCGGATGAGCGATTTCAAGAGTAATGAATACGCCAATCTTTTGGGCGGCAGGCAATTTGAACCCAAAGAAGAAAACCCGATGCTTAGCTGGCGAGGGGCGTCTCGTTACTACGATGAAAACTATCGCGATGCTTTCGCCTTAGAGTGTCAAGCCTTGAAGCGGGTAAGAGATGAAATGGGTTTAACCAATGTTATCCCGATGATTCCTTTCTGTCGCACTCCCGAAGAAGGGCGCAAGGTGTTAGCAGAGATGGCGAAGCATGGCTTGGAACAAGGCAAAAACGGTTTGCAAGTTTACGTGATGTGCGAGTTGCCCAGTAACGTCATCATGGCTGAAGAATTTGCCGAGGTTTTTGATGGTTTCTCCATCGGTTCTAACGACTTAACGCAGCTAACGTTAGGTTTAGATCGGGATTCTGCGTTAGTGGCGCATATTTTTGACGAACGCAACGAAGCAGTGAAGCGGATGGTGAAGATGGCGATCGCTGCCGCTAAGAAAACTAATCGCAAAATCGGTATCTGCGGTCAAGCGCCCAGCGATTACCCGGAATTTGCTCGATTCTTGGTAGAGTTGGGGATTGATTCGATCAGTTTAAACCCGGATTCTGTACTGAAGACGCTGTTGATGGTGGCGGAAGTTGAAGGGGTTTAA
- a CDS encoding DUF2382 domain-containing protein — translation MNDQTLGQGQGARRNDMRINVLLNKLQSKLRDFAVQDRNNLLLGKVKDVNLDSERQLNLVISQEGLYQNSPLFLIKSKHIQQVDSSRKTLFVALSKEETQYLPEYVPSEQTTGGELLETAPTSSTTAWGVTDASTASAIPTADELNNHPEELERDSMPADAYNNFSTEAEVVEEEIFRLLEERLIVDNNKHKVGEVIVRKEIETRMVEVPVRREILIVEQVSPEHKQLAEIDLGQGEIPNLELIEAANFNAKSTSDSQLTVTGEFDSPRTASRILDAIAHQRRHGCAKVRVEIILEDAEHQATYQEWFDRCSIKQSSNGK, via the coding sequence ATGAACGATCAAACGTTGGGACAAGGGCAAGGAGCAAGGCGCAATGATATGCGGATCAATGTCTTGCTAAATAAATTGCAAAGTAAACTCAGGGATTTTGCAGTCCAGGATCGGAACAACTTGCTGTTAGGAAAAGTGAAAGATGTAAATCTTGATTCAGAGCGTCAGCTAAACTTAGTTATATCTCAAGAGGGTTTGTATCAAAACTCTCCTCTATTTCTCATCAAAAGCAAGCATATTCAGCAAGTTGACTCGTCGAGAAAAACGCTTTTTGTGGCTCTTAGTAAAGAGGAAACCCAGTATTTGCCTGAATATGTACCATCCGAACAAACGACGGGTGGGGAGCTTTTAGAAACTGCACCTACCTCAAGTACAACTGCATGGGGAGTAACAGATGCCTCGACTGCCTCTGCCATACCAACGGCTGATGAATTAAATAATCACCCAGAAGAACTGGAGCGAGATAGTATGCCAGCAGATGCTTATAATAATTTTAGTACAGAGGCAGAAGTTGTCGAGGAAGAAATCTTTCGGTTGCTAGAAGAGCGACTAATCGTTGACAACAACAAACATAAAGTCGGCGAAGTGATTGTTCGCAAAGAAATCGAAACGCGCATGGTAGAAGTGCCAGTCCGCCGAGAGATTTTAATTGTTGAACAAGTCAGCCCGGAACACAAACAACTTGCAGAAATTGATTTAGGACAAGGAGAAATTCCTAATCTTGAGCTGATTGAAGCAGCTAATTTCAACGCTAAATCTACAAGTGACTCTCAGCTGACAGTCACAGGTGAATTTGATTCACCGAGAACAGCCAGTCGAATTTTAGATGCGATCGCTCATCAGCGTCGTCATGGGTGCGCTAAAGTCCGAGTAGAAATCATTCTCGAAGATGCAGAACATCAGGCAACATACCAGGAATGGTTCGATCGCTGTTCAATCAAGCAATCGTCTAATGGAAAGTAA
- a CDS encoding acetyltransferase, whose protein sequence is MFLKNKQTGDLIEILNVEELFNPNQDAVSGKDQAGQEEQEKASFEKKELIFPSGESLPRCWMDANYTTN, encoded by the coding sequence ATGTTTCTCAAAAACAAACAAACCGGCGATTTGATAGAAATCCTTAATGTTGAGGAGTTGTTCAATCCTAATCAGGATGCTGTTTCCGGAAAAGATCAAGCAGGGCAGGAAGAACAAGAGAAAGCTTCTTTTGAGAAGAAAGAATTGATTTTCCCTTCTGGAGAAAGCCTACCTCGTTGTTGGATGGATGCAAATTATACAACGAACTAA
- a CDS encoding DUF2382 domain-containing protein — MPLLKLTEFDPNYSETFEGDDLHGMGVYSESSTDDKIGTVSEILVDEEGHFRYLVVDLGFWIFGKKVLLPIGRSRIDYDTDRVYAIGMTREQAEALPEFNEATATDYDYEERVRGVYRAPSTGVSATSTTATPVDTSYAAGTPSYDTYNRDTYNYQQEPALYGLNDRDHQTLRLYQERLIANKTRVKTGEVAVGKHIETETARVSVPVEKERVVIERVTPADAGTPVAPGQADFHEGEVARMEIYEETPDIHKEAFVREEVRVKKVVDHETVNAEETIRREELDVNTDGQATINRPTNLPSDRI; from the coding sequence ATGCCTCTTTTAAAACTCACAGAATTTGATCCAAACTACAGCGAGACTTTTGAAGGAGATGACCTTCATGGAATGGGGGTCTATTCAGAAAGTAGCACCGACGATAAAATTGGAACGGTTAGCGAAATTCTGGTTGACGAGGAAGGTCACTTCCGGTATTTAGTTGTTGACCTAGGATTTTGGATTTTTGGCAAAAAAGTTCTACTGCCAATTGGTCGTTCTCGAATTGATTACGACACCGATCGGGTTTATGCCATTGGGATGACCAGAGAGCAAGCAGAAGCTTTACCAGAATTTAATGAAGCGACAGCCACTGATTACGATTACGAAGAACGGGTAAGAGGCGTTTATCGCGCTCCTTCTACAGGAGTTTCTGCTACCTCTACCACTGCAACACCTGTTGATACCTCTTACGCAGCAGGTACGCCTAGCTACGACACTTACAATCGCGATACCTACAACTATCAGCAAGAGCCAGCTTTGTACGGACTCAACGATCGCGATCATCAAACTCTCAGACTGTATCAAGAGCGACTGATTGCTAACAAAACTCGCGTTAAAACCGGGGAAGTAGCAGTTGGTAAGCATATTGAAACTGAAACTGCACGAGTTTCAGTGCCAGTTGAAAAAGAGCGAGTGGTGATTGAACGAGTCACTCCAGCAGATGCGGGAACACCTGTTGCTCCTGGTCAAGCTGATTTCCACGAAGGGGAAGTTGCCCGCATGGAAATCTACGAAGAAACTCCTGACATCCACAAAGAAGCTTTTGTGCGGGAAGAAGTCCGAGTTAAGAAAGTAGTAGACCACGAAACGGTTAACGCAGAAGAAACGATTCGTCGTGAAGAGTTAGATGTGAATACAGATGGTCAAGCTACAATCAACCGTCCTACTAACTTACCTTCCGATCGGATCTAA